The DNA segment CGAAGTCCGTCGGGGCGATGTCCTCGCGGCGGATCAGCGCGAAGGCGTGCAGCACGCCCGCGAACATGCCGTTCATCGCGCTCAGCAGGGCCACGTCGTGCAGCGCGGCGAAGCCGGGGTCCGCGCCCACGTAACGGGTGCCGGCCGGCACGGCGAGGGTCTCGCCGTGCTCCTCGAACAGCTCGGGGGAGCCACTGTAGAAGACGTACGCCCCCGACGCCGCGTCCCCGATCATCGGCGGTACGGCCATGATCCCGGCGTCCAGGAAACGGGCGCCGCGCGCTTCGGCCCACGCGGCGCGGGAGCGGCCCTGGGCGGCGGTGCCGGTGGTGAGGTTCACCAGGTCACGGCCGGACAGGTCGGCACCGTCGAGGGCCTCGCCGACCGAGGCGTCGTCGAGGAGGCAGACGACGACCAGTTGGTTCGCGGCCACCGCGTCGGCGGCGCTCGCGGCGACGGTCGCGCCCTCGGCGGCCAGGGGTTCGGCCCGGGCGGGCGTGCGGTTCCAGACGGTGAGCGGGTGCCCTGCGGCGAGCCAGGCGCGGGCCAGGGCGGTGCCCATGGCACCGGTGCCGAGGAGGGTGAGAGGGGCCGGGGTGGGGGTCGCGGTGGGGGTCGGGGTCGTGCTGGGCGCAGGGGCGTTGTCAGTCATGACGTTTAGGCTCGTGGTAGGGGGATCGCTCGCTCAAGTACGCACTTTGGAGTGGGTGGTTACCACGGGGAATGAGTCCAGGCAGGAGGACGGCAGCATGGGGATCGGAAGGCGGCCGGGGGCGTACGCCTGCGGGATCGACGCGGCGATGGACGTGGTCGGGGGAAAGTGGAAGGTGCTCATCCTCTGGGCGCTGCATGAGCGGCCGTACCGCTTCGGGGAGCTGCGGCGCGAGCTGCCCGGCGTGACGGAGAAGGTGCTCGCGGCCCAGCTGCGGGAGCTGGAGGCCGACGGGATCGTGCACCGGGAGGCGTACGACGAGGTGCCG comes from the Streptomyces sp. NBC_00443 genome and includes:
- a CDS encoding NAD(P)-dependent oxidoreductase produces the protein MTDNAPAPSTTPTPTATPTPAPLTLLGTGAMGTALARAWLAAGHPLTVWNRTPARAEPLAAEGATVAASAADAVAANQLVVVCLLDDASVGEALDGADLSGRDLVNLTTGTAAQGRSRAAWAEARGARFLDAGIMAVPPMIGDAASGAYVFYSGSPELFEEHGETLAVPAGTRYVGADPGFAALHDVALLSAMNGMFAGVLHAFALIRREDIAPTDFAPLLVSWLGAMAPAAHQAAEQLASGDYGKDVVSNLAMQVAGNATLLATAEEQGVSAELLTPYTTLMERWLAAGHGDEDTTGMVELLDLRNR
- a CDS encoding winged helix-turn-helix transcriptional regulator; its protein translation is MGIGRRPGAYACGIDAAMDVVGGKWKVLILWALHERPYRFGELRRELPGVTEKVLAAQLRELEADGIVHREAYDEVPPRVEYSLTPLGVSLNVALGPLGVWGRENILGGAGEPAGEPAEEAHGSATPDSAAAGEMREHDDVALIPGRP